The proteins below are encoded in one region of Streptomyces sp. NBC_00490:
- a CDS encoding carbohydrate ABC transporter permease gives MSTTTKLDLTDAAPAKPEKARPRRSLRANSTLNFWLFTSPFLIGLVIFVFVPMGWSIYLSFFEARFTVSPSEFIGLDNYKAILDNPDFTGSLVTFTVFAAFIVPTTWALSLGLALLVHRLTFMKAFFRSVFFIPTAVSYVAAALIWKMSIFNGVRFGLANTVIGWFGVENTAWLANPDPPWYWLVIVTLRLWLQAGFYMILFLAALQNIPAELYEAASIDGAKPGWQTFRYITLPQLRATSTAVILLLLIAAYQAFDEFWNLLGKATWGQPPLVELYKTALGESQDYGQGSAGAVILTVLILIITLFQGKIMGFGRGEESK, from the coding sequence ATGTCGACCACCACCAAGCTCGACCTCACGGACGCCGCCCCGGCCAAGCCTGAGAAGGCGCGGCCGCGGCGGAGTCTGCGGGCCAACAGCACCCTCAACTTCTGGCTCTTCACCAGCCCCTTCCTGATCGGCCTGGTGATCTTCGTCTTCGTGCCGATGGGCTGGAGCATCTACCTCAGCTTCTTCGAGGCACGCTTCACCGTCTCGCCGAGCGAGTTCATCGGCCTGGACAACTACAAGGCGATCCTGGACAACCCGGACTTCACCGGGTCCCTGGTCACCTTCACCGTCTTCGCCGCGTTCATCGTGCCCACCACGTGGGCGCTCTCGCTGGGCCTGGCGCTGCTGGTGCACCGGCTCACGTTCATGAAGGCGTTCTTCCGGTCGGTGTTCTTCATCCCGACCGCGGTCTCCTACGTGGCCGCGGCGCTGATCTGGAAGATGTCCATCTTCAACGGCGTCCGCTTCGGTCTGGCGAACACCGTCATCGGCTGGTTCGGCGTCGAGAACACCGCCTGGCTGGCCAACCCGGACCCGCCCTGGTACTGGCTGGTCATCGTGACGCTGCGGCTGTGGCTCCAGGCCGGCTTCTACATGATCCTGTTCCTGGCGGCGCTCCAGAACATCCCGGCGGAGCTCTACGAGGCCGCCTCGATCGACGGCGCCAAGCCGGGCTGGCAGACCTTCCGGTACATCACCCTGCCCCAGCTGCGGGCCACCTCGACCGCGGTGATCCTGCTGCTGCTGATCGCCGCCTACCAGGCCTTCGACGAGTTCTGGAACCTGCTCGGCAAGGCGACCTGGGGTCAACCACCCCTCGTCGAGCTGTACAAGACGGCCCTCGGTGAGAGCCAGGACTACGGCCAGGGCAGCGCCGGAGCGGTCATCCTCACCGTGCTCATCCTGATCATCACGCTGTTCCAGGGCAAGATCATGGGCTTTGGAAGGGGTGAGGAGTCCAAGTGA
- a CDS encoding carbohydrate ABC transporter permease: MTTTAPDVTKTPRKKRGGKVIGNTGLYIATGVAALLFLVPFYLIVRNALMTDPEITGEDWKWFPTDIQWGNITEPFNDETVDFGRALWNSWVVAVLHTSGILLICSLAGYGLARIPYRHANKVFYGVLVTLMIPTAVTFVPSFVLVSSLGWVDTYRGLIIPGLFSGFTCFLFRQYFLGFPKELEEAARVDGLSYWGAYWRVVVPNSLNFFAAMATITFISGWNSFLWPLVIGQDPSSWTIQVALSSYMTNQTVNYHLIFMATAISILPLLLVFLFLQRWLVQGIAQTGIKG, translated from the coding sequence GTGACCACCACCGCACCTGACGTGACGAAGACCCCCCGCAAGAAGCGCGGGGGCAAGGTCATCGGCAACACCGGGCTCTACATCGCCACCGGTGTCGCGGCCCTGCTCTTCCTGGTCCCGTTCTATCTGATCGTCCGCAACGCCCTGATGACGGACCCGGAGATCACCGGCGAGGACTGGAAGTGGTTCCCCACCGACATCCAGTGGGGGAACATCACCGAACCGTTCAACGACGAGACCGTCGACTTCGGCCGGGCCCTGTGGAACTCCTGGGTCGTCGCCGTCCTGCACACCAGCGGCATCCTGCTGATCTGCTCGCTCGCCGGCTACGGCCTCGCCCGCATCCCGTACCGGCACGCCAACAAGGTCTTCTACGGCGTCCTGGTCACCCTGATGATCCCGACGGCCGTCACCTTCGTGCCGAGCTTCGTGCTGGTGTCGTCGCTGGGCTGGGTCGACACCTACCGCGGCCTCATCATCCCGGGCCTGTTCAGTGGTTTCACCTGCTTCCTGTTCCGGCAGTACTTCCTGGGGTTCCCCAAGGAGCTGGAGGAGGCGGCACGCGTGGACGGACTCTCGTACTGGGGGGCGTACTGGCGGGTCGTCGTGCCCAACTCGCTGAACTTCTTCGCGGCGATGGCCACGATCACGTTCATCAGCGGCTGGAACTCCTTCCTGTGGCCCCTGGTCATCGGCCAGGACCCGAGCTCCTGGACCATTCAGGTGGCCCTGTCCTCGTACATGACCAACCAGACCGTCAACTACCACCTGATCTTCATGGCCACGGCCATTTCCATCCTGCCCCTGTTGCTCGTGTTCCTCTTCCTCCAGCGCTGGCTGGTGCAGGGGATCGCGCAGACCGGCATCAAGGGCTGA
- a CDS encoding radical SAM protein codes for MGSRTALVEDLMERFPHVPREAVFKEDLLRGGVAFDPSALSDNEGGEVKPKSYFIFSFDHGTLPELGEAALRRPPEEIILTGGPYDLRRTVVSVRVNPSSPYRVAADEEGVLGLYLDGKRIADVGVPPMPEYYKHKLSNGKSVMEVAPTIQWGYLIYLTVFRVCQYFGAKEECQYCDINHNWRQHKAAGRPYTGVKDVEEVLEALEIIDRYDTAKTSTAYTLTGGAITKTVAGRDEADFYGHYAKAIEERFPGRWIGKVVAQALPRDDVQRFKDYGVQIYHPNYEVWDEYLFKLHCPGKERYVGRDEWHKRILESAEIFGARNVIPNFVAGVEMAEPFGFKTVDEAIASTTEGLRFFMSQGITPRFTTWCPEPTTPLGKANPQGAPLEYHIRLLQAYRQTMEDFGLSSPPGYGEPGPGRAVFSVSSFMDSLPAQEPAEV; via the coding sequence ATGGGCAGCCGCACCGCACTGGTCGAAGATCTGATGGAGCGATTCCCGCACGTACCGCGGGAAGCCGTCTTCAAGGAGGATCTGCTGCGCGGCGGGGTGGCCTTCGATCCGTCCGCGCTCAGCGACAACGAGGGTGGAGAGGTCAAGCCGAAGTCGTACTTCATCTTCTCCTTCGACCACGGCACCCTGCCCGAACTCGGCGAGGCCGCGCTGCGGCGGCCACCGGAGGAGATCATCCTCACCGGCGGTCCGTACGACCTGCGCCGCACCGTCGTCTCCGTGCGCGTGAACCCGTCGTCGCCGTACCGCGTCGCCGCCGACGAGGAGGGCGTGCTCGGCCTCTACCTCGACGGCAAGCGCATCGCCGACGTCGGTGTGCCGCCGATGCCGGAGTACTACAAGCACAAGCTCTCCAACGGGAAGTCCGTCATGGAGGTCGCCCCCACCATCCAGTGGGGCTACCTCATCTACCTGACCGTCTTCCGGGTCTGCCAGTACTTCGGCGCCAAGGAGGAGTGCCAGTACTGCGACATCAACCACAACTGGCGCCAGCACAAGGCCGCCGGCCGCCCGTACACCGGCGTCAAGGACGTCGAGGAGGTCCTCGAGGCCCTGGAGATCATCGACCGGTACGACACCGCGAAGACCTCCACCGCCTACACCCTCACCGGCGGCGCGATCACCAAGACGGTGGCCGGACGCGACGAGGCCGACTTCTACGGCCACTACGCCAAGGCCATCGAGGAGCGCTTCCCGGGCCGCTGGATCGGCAAGGTCGTCGCCCAGGCGCTGCCGCGCGACGACGTGCAGCGCTTCAAGGACTACGGCGTGCAGATCTACCACCCCAACTACGAGGTGTGGGACGAGTACCTCTTCAAGCTCCACTGCCCCGGCAAGGAGCGCTACGTCGGCCGCGACGAGTGGCACAAGCGGATCCTGGAGTCGGCGGAGATCTTCGGCGCGCGCAATGTGATCCCCAACTTCGTGGCGGGCGTGGAGATGGCCGAGCCCTTCGGCTTCAAGACCGTCGACGAGGCCATCGCGTCCACCACCGAGGGGCTGCGCTTCTTCATGTCGCAGGGCATCACGCCCCGCTTCACCACCTGGTGCCCCGAGCCGACCACCCCGCTCGGCAAGGCCAATCCGCAGGGCGCCCCGCTGGAGTACCACATCCGGCTGCTGCAGGCCTATCGCCAGACGATGGAGGACTTCGGTCTCTCCTCGCCCCCCGGATACGGTGAGCCCGGGCCCGGCCGCGCCGTCTTCTCCGTGAGCTCCTTCATGGACAGCCTCCCGGCACAGGAACCCGCCGAGGTGTAG
- a CDS encoding cellulose binding domain-containing protein, which produces MPDLPTPQDAAEAVLFTECWDAVLSYADLCTAGSTAATQLATEAFALGMREARTDGGGTAKGVGRRAPRLPVIPLLLTAVRTTAAAWETAGQGHRLDPDLRLWLNSDKAARYTGPPLQRPLALRGLRDMQEHDADLLWLAEVEALPLSVVARRLGLDPAHLPEELAQVRGLFRDRSHRNHLDSPMAPQCRSYARLLDAVTRASTADTPADLSRHLATCVQCAEAAACLRLHGGGLPGALAGGVIGWGGLAYLERRRRAAEVRLGAGRPETADAGPPNPGAHKARVVRSGLLVTAVLVSLLALAVSMMPAGGSMDDKASLPTDRQPVADPGATVPSPSATSGPAASPTPSAAGSTTAKKNPGPEPQGTTSSAARDDEKPSPATSAAATCEVRYELVNQWPDGFQATVTVTTDEALDDWRVAWSFKDGQKVGQMWDASFAQDGSRVTASAADYNRTVRAGADLAFGFLASWQGTNSPAYAFTLNGHTCSKA; this is translated from the coding sequence ATGCCCGACCTGCCGACCCCCCAGGACGCCGCCGAGGCCGTGCTGTTCACCGAGTGCTGGGACGCCGTACTCTCCTACGCCGACCTCTGCACGGCCGGCTCCACCGCGGCCACCCAGCTGGCCACGGAGGCGTTCGCCCTCGGCATGCGCGAGGCCCGCACCGACGGCGGCGGCACCGCCAAGGGCGTGGGCCGCCGTGCGCCCCGGCTGCCCGTGATACCCCTGCTGCTGACGGCCGTACGCACCACCGCCGCCGCCTGGGAGACCGCCGGCCAGGGCCACCGGCTCGATCCCGACCTGCGTCTGTGGCTCAACTCGGACAAGGCCGCACGCTACACCGGCCCGCCGTTGCAGCGCCCGCTCGCCCTGCGCGGCCTGCGCGACATGCAGGAACACGACGCGGATCTGCTGTGGCTGGCCGAGGTGGAGGCGCTGCCGCTGTCCGTGGTGGCCCGCAGGCTCGGTCTGGACCCGGCCCATCTGCCGGAGGAACTCGCGCAGGTGCGCGGCCTGTTCCGGGACCGCAGTCACCGCAACCACCTCGACAGCCCGATGGCCCCGCAGTGCCGCAGCTACGCCCGCCTCCTCGACGCGGTCACCCGCGCGAGCACCGCTGACACCCCGGCGGACCTCTCCCGGCACCTCGCCACCTGTGTGCAGTGCGCCGAGGCCGCCGCCTGTCTGCGGCTGCACGGCGGCGGACTGCCCGGGGCGCTCGCGGGCGGAGTGATCGGCTGGGGCGGCCTCGCCTACCTGGAGCGCAGACGCCGGGCCGCGGAGGTGCGGCTGGGCGCCGGACGCCCGGAGACGGCCGACGCCGGTCCGCCGAACCCCGGCGCCCACAAGGCGCGTGTCGTGCGCAGCGGACTGCTCGTCACCGCCGTCCTGGTCTCACTGCTGGCCCTCGCCGTCTCGATGATGCCGGCGGGCGGCTCCATGGACGACAAAGCTTCGCTGCCCACCGACCGCCAGCCGGTGGCCGATCCCGGCGCCACCGTGCCCTCGCCGTCCGCGACCTCCGGGCCGGCGGCCTCGCCCACACCGTCCGCGGCCGGCAGCACCACCGCGAAGAAGAACCCCGGCCCCGAACCCCAGGGCACCACCTCCTCCGCCGCCCGCGACGACGAGAAGCCGAGCCCCGCCACGAGTGCGGCGGCCACCTGTGAGGTCCGGTACGAGCTGGTGAACCAGTGGCCCGACGGCTTCCAGGCCACCGTCACCGTGACCACCGACGAGGCCCTCGACGACTGGCGCGTCGCCTGGTCCTTCAAGGACGGCCAGAAGGTCGGCCAGATGTGGGACGCGAGCTTCGCCCAGGACGGCTCCCGTGTCACCGCGAGCGCCGCGGACTACAACAGGACCGTGCGCGCGGGCGCCGACCTCGCCTTCGGCTTCCTCGCCTCCTGGCAGGGCACGAACTCCCCGGCGTACGCCTTCACGTTGAACGGGCACACCTGCTCGAAGGCCTGA
- a CDS encoding ATP-binding protein — protein MPDVRPPGLSLGGGCTTILGPGRSSVRLARAAVRTWLAEYGLQDQAETAELLVSELATNAVVHARGRYRLTLSLTAGRLRCTVADEGPGLPGTHGEGSDADSENGRGLLLVDALADRWGSGHVEDSVGTEVWFELEAAAPDAAAGRTGPAWTSAPRWCLPDRATVPVLLRPTDAVRPSSRCARST, from the coding sequence ATGCCCGACGTCCGTCCGCCCGGTCTGTCCCTGGGCGGTGGCTGTACGACGATCCTGGGGCCCGGACGGTCCTCGGTCCGCCTCGCCAGGGCCGCCGTGCGGACGTGGCTGGCCGAGTACGGGCTCCAGGACCAGGCGGAGACCGCCGAACTGCTGGTCAGCGAACTCGCCACCAACGCGGTCGTGCACGCCCGGGGCCGCTATCGGCTCACCCTCTCCCTCACGGCCGGCCGGCTGCGCTGCACGGTCGCGGACGAGGGGCCGGGCCTGCCCGGGACGCACGGCGAGGGCTCCGACGCGGACAGCGAGAACGGGCGCGGCCTGCTGCTGGTCGACGCGCTCGCCGACCGGTGGGGCAGCGGGCACGTCGAGGACAGCGTCGGCACCGAGGTGTGGTTCGAGCTGGAGGCCGCCGCTCCGGACGCGGCGGCCGGCAGGACGGGCCCCGCGTGGACGTCCGCGCCGAGGTGGTGCCTGCCCGACCGGGCCACGGTGCCGGTGCTGCTGCGTCCGACGGATGCCGTCAGGCCTTCGAGCAGGTGTGCCCGTTCAACGTGA
- a CDS encoding hydroxyacid dehydrogenase has product MPERPQALFAMTAANLAHVFPSEVLERLREAVDIDPDLVAEDFSDPRVKEALARTEILVTGWGCPRIDATVLDAAPGLRAILHSAGSVKGFATPEIWRRGIEVTSAADANALPVAEYTLAMILLAGKDLFVARERLRASRAHPGWGIVPGIGNHGRRVGVIGASRIGRRVLELLRPFDLRPALTDPYVTEAQAARLGVPLLELDELLRSSQIVTVHAPETLETHHLIGRRELSLMPDGAVLVNTARGGLVDHDALVAELRTGRLSAVLDVTDPEPLPADSPLYELPNAFVTPHLAGSQGNELARLGAAVAEEAERLATGAGPAYPVELAALEHGA; this is encoded by the coding sequence TTGCCCGAGCGTCCCCAGGCGCTGTTCGCCATGACCGCCGCCAACCTGGCCCACGTCTTCCCCTCGGAGGTGCTGGAGCGGCTGCGGGAGGCGGTGGACATCGACCCGGATCTCGTGGCCGAGGACTTCAGCGACCCGCGCGTCAAGGAGGCGCTGGCCCGCACCGAGATCCTCGTGACGGGCTGGGGCTGCCCCCGCATCGACGCGACGGTCCTCGACGCCGCCCCCGGACTGCGGGCGATCCTGCACTCCGCCGGCTCGGTCAAGGGCTTCGCCACGCCGGAGATCTGGCGGCGGGGCATCGAGGTCACCTCGGCCGCCGACGCCAACGCGCTCCCTGTCGCCGAGTACACCCTCGCCATGATCCTCCTCGCCGGGAAGGACCTCTTCGTCGCCCGCGAGCGACTGCGCGCCTCGCGGGCCCACCCCGGCTGGGGCATCGTCCCCGGCATCGGCAACCACGGCCGCCGGGTCGGCGTCATCGGCGCCTCCCGCATCGGCCGCCGCGTCCTGGAACTCCTGCGCCCCTTCGACCTGCGGCCCGCGCTCACCGACCCGTACGTCACGGAGGCGCAGGCGGCCCGACTCGGCGTGCCCCTGCTGGAGCTGGACGAGCTGCTGCGGAGTTCGCAGATCGTCACCGTCCACGCGCCGGAGACCCTCGAGACGCATCACCTCATCGGCCGCCGTGAGCTGTCCCTGATGCCCGACGGGGCGGTCCTCGTCAACACCGCGCGCGGCGGGCTGGTCGACCACGACGCCCTGGTCGCCGAACTCCGCACCGGCCGCCTCAGCGCGGTCCTCGACGTGACCGACCCCGAACCGCTCCCCGCCGACTCGCCCCTGTACGAGCTCCCCAACGCCTTCGTCACACCGCACCTCGCGGGCTCCCAGGGCAATGAGCTGGCCCGGCTCGGCGCAGCGGTGGCCGAGGAGGCGGAGCGGCTCGCGACCGGTGCCGGACCGGCGTATCCGGTGGAGCTGGCGGCACTGGAGCACGGCGCCTGA
- a CDS encoding FAD-binding protein: protein MTETVTNWAGNITYGAKELHRPYSLDTLSALVAGSAKVRVLGSGHSFNLIAEPGPDGVLLSIAGLPAVIDVDSAARTVRVGGGVRYAELARAVHAQGFALPNMASLPHISVAGSVATGTHGSGVGNGPLGSAVREVELVVADGSRVTIGRDDERFGGAVTSLGALGVVTALTLDLEPAFEVEQHVFTELPLEGLDFETFSAAMSAAYSVSLFTDWREPGFRQVWLKRRVDQPLDQFTWAAPATEKLHPVPGMPAVNCTEQFGVPGPWHERLPHFRAEFTPSSGAELQSEYLLPRQSAVEALYAIDGIRETVAGVLQTCEVRTVAADEQWLSPSYGRDTVALHFTWIEDTAAVLPVVRRLEEVLDGFGPRPHWGKVFTTPGGVLRGRYPRLDDFRALAHGLDPEAKFANAFVRDVLAD from the coding sequence ATGACGGAGACGGTCACCAACTGGGCGGGCAACATCACGTACGGCGCGAAGGAGCTGCACCGCCCGTACTCGCTCGACACGCTGAGCGCCCTCGTGGCCGGGAGCGCGAAGGTGCGGGTGCTGGGCAGTGGGCACTCCTTCAACCTGATCGCCGAACCGGGCCCCGACGGCGTGCTGCTGTCGATCGCCGGGCTCCCCGCGGTGATCGACGTGGACTCCGCGGCCCGTACGGTGCGGGTCGGGGGCGGTGTCCGGTACGCGGAGCTCGCCCGCGCGGTCCACGCCCAGGGGTTCGCGCTGCCCAACATGGCTTCGCTGCCGCACATCTCGGTGGCGGGGTCGGTCGCGACGGGGACGCACGGCTCGGGTGTGGGCAACGGTCCGCTGGGCTCGGCGGTGCGGGAGGTGGAGCTGGTCGTCGCCGACGGGTCGAGGGTGACGATCGGCCGGGACGACGAGCGCTTCGGCGGTGCCGTGACCTCGCTCGGCGCGCTGGGTGTCGTCACCGCGCTCACCCTGGACCTGGAGCCGGCCTTCGAGGTCGAGCAGCACGTCTTCACCGAACTGCCGCTGGAGGGACTGGACTTCGAGACGTTCTCGGCGGCCATGTCGGCCGCGTACAGCGTCAGCCTCTTCACGGACTGGCGGGAGCCGGGCTTCCGGCAGGTGTGGCTGAAGCGGCGGGTGGATCAGCCACTCGACCAGTTCACCTGGGCCGCGCCCGCCACCGAGAAGCTGCACCCGGTGCCGGGGATGCCCGCGGTCAACTGCACCGAGCAGTTCGGGGTGCCGGGACCCTGGCATGAGCGGCTGCCGCACTTCCGGGCGGAGTTCACGCCGAGCAGCGGGGCGGAGCTGCAGTCGGAGTATCTGCTGCCGCGGCAGTCAGCCGTCGAGGCGCTGTATGCGATCGACGGTATTCGGGAGACGGTCGCCGGTGTACTGCAGACCTGCGAGGTGCGTACGGTCGCCGCCGACGAGCAGTGGCTGAGCCCGTCGTACGGACGCGACACGGTGGCGCTGCACTTCACCTGGATCGAGGACACGGCGGCCGTGCTGCCGGTGGTGCGACGGCTGGAGGAGGTGCTCGACGGCTTCGGGCCGCGGCCGCACTGGGGGAAGGTGTTCACCACGCCGGGCGGGGTCCTGCGGGGCCGCTACCCCAGGCTGGACGACTTCCGGGCGCTGGCGCACGGCCTGGACCCTGAGGCAAAATTCGCCAACGCCTTCGTCCGGGACGTGCTCGCCGACTGA
- a CDS encoding pyridoxamine 5'-phosphate oxidase family protein: MTLDPLPETDLTRHRRLRDQGSLDRADLNAILDAGFVCHLGVVVEGRPLVVPTVYGRGDRELYLHGSVASRSLSGGVPVCVTVTHVDGLVLARSVFEHGVNYRSAMIHGEARKVTDPEEKLAGLRRLTDHATPGQWSYARGPSRKELAATTLLALSLEEASVKIRSGPPDDGDGPDAGLGLWAGTLPLTSVWGAPVAAPELPDETPVPEHIARREGTRYA, translated from the coding sequence ATGACGCTCGACCCGCTCCCTGAGACCGACCTCACCCGCCACCGCCGCCTGCGCGACCAGGGCAGCCTCGACCGCGCCGACCTGAACGCCATCCTCGACGCGGGCTTCGTCTGCCACCTGGGCGTGGTGGTCGAAGGTCGGCCGCTGGTCGTCCCGACCGTGTACGGACGGGGTGACCGGGAGCTCTATCTCCACGGCTCGGTGGCGAGCCGCAGTCTCTCCGGCGGCGTCCCCGTCTGTGTCACGGTCACGCACGTCGACGGGCTGGTCCTCGCCCGGTCCGTCTTCGAGCACGGCGTGAACTACCGCAGCGCGATGATCCACGGCGAGGCCCGCAAGGTCACCGACCCCGAGGAGAAGCTGGCGGGCCTGCGCCGGCTCACCGACCACGCGACCCCGGGGCAGTGGTCGTACGCCCGCGGCCCGAGCCGCAAGGAACTCGCCGCCACCACGCTCCTCGCCCTCTCCCTCGAAGAGGCCTCGGTCAAGATCCGCAGCGGCCCGCCGGACGATGGCGACGGACCCGACGCCGGGCTCGGTCTCTGGGCCGGGACCCTGCCGCTGACCTCGGTGTGGGGCGCACCCGTCGCCGCCCCCGAACTGCCGGACGAAACGCCCGTACCGGAACACATCGCTCGACGCGAGGGGACCCGGTACGCGTGA
- a CDS encoding ROK family protein has translation MKRTSRDIRTANRYEVLRQIIAASPTSRQELAAATGLSLATVATLVGELLDLSMITEVGFEDSAGGRPRGLVAVNASGGALIGVDIAETYVHVELFDLGLNVLARAEEDVRPGESLPEQVVGHVAAVVGQVVAQAGIEGARVLGVGVSVPGQVDRDTGFCEYAPNWDWHDVPLLDLLTEHIAYPLYLDNPLRASAVAELWFGAARGRGNAVVVNLGTGVGAGLVLGGGLHRGVSNSAGEWGHTTIVLDGRVCRCGKHGCVEAYVGASGIMLNLRELSPGSPLLHEDDQTATIAALAEGLRHSDPVAVGTLRDTVRYLGAGIANLVNLFNPEVIVLSSWVAAALGEPLVEEVREAVARHALPRPMAATEIVLSPIPTDPVCLGAATFALEGALQSVGQKSPKRTITPARAKTHNPR, from the coding sequence GTGAAGCGCACCTCACGTGACATCCGTACCGCGAACCGCTACGAGGTGCTGCGCCAGATCATCGCCGCGTCGCCCACGTCCCGGCAGGAGCTGGCGGCCGCCACCGGGCTGAGCCTGGCCACGGTCGCCACGCTCGTCGGCGAGCTGCTCGATCTCTCGATGATCACGGAGGTCGGGTTCGAGGACTCGGCGGGAGGCCGCCCCCGGGGACTCGTCGCGGTCAACGCGTCGGGGGGCGCGTTGATCGGTGTCGACATCGCGGAGACCTACGTCCATGTCGAGCTGTTCGACCTCGGGCTGAACGTGCTGGCCCGCGCCGAGGAGGACGTCCGCCCGGGTGAGAGCCTGCCCGAGCAGGTCGTCGGCCATGTCGCCGCGGTCGTGGGCCAGGTGGTCGCGCAGGCCGGCATCGAGGGCGCCCGTGTCCTCGGGGTCGGGGTGAGCGTGCCGGGCCAGGTGGACCGGGACACCGGGTTCTGCGAGTACGCGCCCAACTGGGACTGGCACGACGTGCCGCTGCTCGATCTGCTCACCGAGCACATCGCCTACCCGCTGTACCTGGACAATCCGCTGCGCGCCTCCGCGGTGGCCGAGCTGTGGTTCGGGGCCGCGCGCGGACGCGGGAACGCCGTGGTGGTGAACCTCGGCACCGGGGTGGGCGCCGGGCTCGTGCTCGGCGGCGGGCTGCACCGGGGGGTGAGCAACAGCGCCGGCGAGTGGGGCCACACCACGATCGTCCTGGACGGCCGGGTGTGCCGCTGCGGCAAGCACGGCTGCGTGGAGGCGTACGTCGGCGCGTCCGGGATCATGCTGAATCTGCGGGAGTTGAGTCCTGGCAGCCCGCTGCTGCACGAGGACGACCAGACGGCCACCATCGCCGCCCTGGCCGAGGGGCTGCGGCACAGCGATCCGGTGGCGGTCGGCACGCTCCGCGACACCGTCCGTTACCTCGGCGCGGGGATCGCCAACCTGGTCAACCTGTTCAATCCCGAGGTGATCGTGCTCAGCAGCTGGGTCGCGGCCGCCCTCGGCGAGCCCCTGGTCGAGGAGGTGCGCGAGGCCGTCGCCCGGCACGCGCTGCCCCGGCCGATGGCGGCCACCGAGATCGTCCTGTCCCCGATCCCCACGGATCCGGTGTGCCTGGGCGCGGCGACGTTCGCGCTGGAGGGCGCCCTCCAGTCGGTCGGCCAGAAGTCGCCGAAACGCACCATCACGCCCGCGAGGGCCAAGACGCACAACCCGCGTTAG
- a CDS encoding ABC transporter substrate-binding protein gives MSAMSNVNWDRRTVLRAAMGMAAAGGLAACGGNTGRSSSGEGLTQYFHAYGEAGTEQAIKRYAKAYKEANVTTQWITGSNFENKLFPALLTKNAPDVFEFHPQLQMVTSGQVADLSDIINPVKDDFNPADIASHTVDGKIYGVRMIDDPQFFYYRPSLFEKAKVEVPQTLEELIEVIDKLTTSKVKGAFLGNDITPVQSPLIWSAGADTLNDKNEIAYHTDAVADGLSQLRKLFTSGNLLLDAPADWWDPSAFTQGLTAIQWCGMWAMPVIQKALGDDVGIFPFPKVGDSGKFSVTNGGWSMFVNAKSKNLDAAKEYVKWLWIDQKEYQEDWALSYGFHIPPRTSIAQSATKLKSGLPAEGVKLFSEYGHFDNIAWTQSMIASVNDVIANSVRKGGSPEASLDACDKKVNAELKKLFG, from the coding sequence ATGTCGGCAATGAGTAACGTCAACTGGGACCGCCGTACCGTTCTTCGGGCCGCCATGGGTATGGCCGCCGCCGGCGGACTGGCCGCGTGCGGGGGCAACACCGGACGCAGCAGCTCCGGCGAGGGCCTCACGCAGTACTTCCACGCGTACGGCGAGGCGGGCACCGAGCAGGCCATCAAGCGGTACGCGAAGGCCTACAAGGAAGCCAACGTCACCACCCAGTGGATCACCGGCTCCAACTTCGAGAACAAGCTGTTCCCGGCTCTGCTCACCAAGAACGCGCCCGACGTCTTCGAGTTCCACCCGCAGCTCCAGATGGTGACGAGCGGCCAGGTGGCGGACCTGAGCGACATCATCAACCCGGTCAAGGACGACTTCAACCCGGCCGACATCGCCTCGCACACGGTCGACGGGAAGATATACGGCGTCCGGATGATCGACGACCCGCAGTTCTTCTACTACCGGCCCTCGCTCTTCGAGAAGGCCAAGGTCGAGGTCCCCCAGACGCTGGAGGAGCTGATCGAGGTCATCGACAAGCTCACCACGAGCAAGGTCAAGGGCGCCTTCCTCGGCAACGACATCACCCCCGTGCAGTCCCCGCTGATCTGGTCGGCCGGCGCGGACACCCTGAACGACAAGAACGAGATCGCCTACCACACGGACGCCGTGGCGGACGGTCTGAGCCAGCTGCGCAAGCTGTTCACCAGCGGCAACCTGCTCCTGGACGCCCCCGCCGACTGGTGGGACCCCTCGGCCTTCACCCAGGGCCTGACCGCGATCCAGTGGTGCGGCATGTGGGCCATGCCGGTGATCCAGAAGGCGCTCGGCGACGATGTCGGCATCTTCCCGTTCCCGAAGGTCGGCGACTCCGGCAAGTTCTCGGTCACCAACGGCGGCTGGTCGATGTTCGTCAACGCCAAGAGCAAGAACCTCGACGCGGCCAAGGAATACGTCAAGTGGCTGTGGATCGACCAGAAGGAGTACCAGGAGGACTGGGCGCTGTCCTACGGCTTCCACATCCCGCCGCGCACCTCGATCGCGCAGTCGGCCACCAAGCTCAAGTCGGGTCTGCCGGCCGAGGGCGTCAAGCTCTTCAGCGAGTACGGGCACTTCGACAACATCGCCTGGACGCAGTCGATGATCGCCTCGGTGAACGACGTGATCGCCAACTCCGTGCGCAAGGGCGGCAGTCCGGAGGCCTCACTCGACGCCTGTGACAAGAAGGTCAACGCAGAGCTCAAGAAGCTGTTCGGATAG